DNA from Rhipicephalus microplus isolate Deutch F79 chromosome 5, USDA_Rmic, whole genome shotgun sequence:
gctgatTCACCCGCTGGCGGCAGCACGCACCTACGTGAGACGGCTGAGGATTGGCAATCGCAGCCTGCCTTGGAGGTTGGTGGTGAAGTACCTAGGCCTCACCATCGACCACCGACTCACCTGGATCCCGGCTGCCAAGGCTGCTGCCACCAAGGTGCGGCGCGTCCAGGGCGCCATCAGCAGGCTGCAGCTGCGTGGCCGTGGCTGCTCCACCAAGTGGGCCCTCCGGCTCAACCAGGCTGCGGCGTCCTCGGTCCTCCTGTACGCCTTCCCGCTGGTGAGCCTGACACCGACCAGGAGAtgcctgctggagggactccaCAGGGGTGCACTGAGGGCCATCCTGGGGCTTCCCAAAAGCTCGCCGGTGGCAGCAACTCTCGCAGAGGCAGGAGAGTGGCCCCTGTCGTTACGTATGCTGCAACGAGCGCTGGGCCACATTGACCGCCTTCACCGCGCCACCGACGGCAGGGCCCTCCTGGAGCGTCTCCGCAGCCAGCCAGGATCACGGATGGGAGGCCTCTGCCTGCTGTACCACCAAATGGTCCCAGATCCGCCAGTTCCGGTTGCCTCTCCACCGCCTCACCACCAGCCACCAGAGGTCCACCTCTGCTTGGAAGGGGCAACCAAGCGACGAACGCCTGCGGCCGCACTGCAACAGGCGGCCTTCTGCAAGCTCCAGGAACAACTGAAGGGACGGCTGCAGGTGTTCACCGACGGATCTGTGATGCCAGACGGGACCGCAGCGGCCGCATGCGTAATCCCGTCCAGAACCAACAGCCGGCAGTGCAGGCTTCCCTTCCtggcgagctccacggctgcggaACTGGCTGGACTGCATCTCGCAGTAGACCTGCTGGCTGAGGACATCCCCCTTCAGCCGGCCGCGGTTCTATGCGACAGCAAGGCGGCCCTGCAGACCCTGGCCAACTCCCGCCGTGCCGGACTGACGGCCTGCCTCCTGAGAGCCAAGGTTCGCGCCCTCACCGACACCGGGgtgtccgtctccttccactggctgccctcccaCGTGGGCATCGCTGGAAACAAGAAGGCGGACACCCTCGCCAAGGCTGCCCACCAGCCTGGTACTCCCTACTCCTGTGCCGTGGCGGCCAGGGACTATTCACAGGCCCGTCTCAAGAGGCTCCTCATCACAGTCCACCCAGACCCGAGGGTGGCCAGCGGGCGAGGACCAAAGCCTCTCCCAGAGACGGGCCTCACCAGGAGAGAACGGGCCTCCCTGTTGCGACTGCGGACTGGCTGCGTGTGGACGgcggcccgccgccacgccaaggGACTCTGCCCCTCCCCGGCCTGCAGTCGTTGCGGAGACCCAGAGACCATCGaacacctcctctgtgcctgccctggcTTAGCACAGGAACGCTTGAGGGCCTACGCGGCCTACAGGAGACAGGGTCTGCCCGTCTCCACCCTGGAAAACCTGCTGTTCCCGTCTCATCCACATCCAGCAGCACTCCGCAGCCTGGCGGAGTTTGTGGAGGTCAGGAATTGCTGCCTACCGCTGACCCCAGGAGCCCTGCTGCCCTTGCCCTTGCCGACGGCCTGCTGCCTGCGCTGAAGCGGACCGGACATCCCTCCTACACACCACACACTATTTCTCCTATCCTCTTTCATCCCCCTCTACCCCACcccaaaggcactgcgccgtgtcgcctgtaggcagacagaaattaggtgccttcttccttttcctcatgaaccactaacaacaacggTTGGGGGCCATGACTAGGTGAGCTCCTCTCTGCAGGTGCCCATTGGCATTAGCCGCTGCCCGGGCGCGCTGGACCAGGGCCTTTTGGCTGGCAAGGTCCGAGCAGTCGAGCAGGGCCGCCTCTCAGTCCCCTGGGTGGGGATGGGGTAGGGGCGTGGGGGAAGGTTCGGTGTTAGCcgacatgcccacaccatgtaaGAGACGTCCGACAAACCTTCCACACAGTATGGGCACCTCCCTGAACACGCAGGGTCGAAATGTTTCCGATATTAACATCTGGGGTCCATCGAGTGAGACAGTTGGGACGCCACACTTACTTCTTCATTTTCTCTTTGTTTCAAGGTGCTTTCGAAGCATCGTCATCTGCTTAATAATAAACAGTAACGCGCTACGTGCGTTTCCTCCTCGACGTATATACGCGAGTTCTGCGTGCCAGCCGTCGCCAGATGTATTCATCTATTTATGAGCACGGATCTCTTCGTCATGTTCGATCATACCGTATACAATACGCGCAACATTTCCGAAGGGGCGCACTTTACGCGCCAAAATCACTGTTTCGTATTTCGCACCAAAAGGTATATCCAAATCACACTGACAAATAATAAGCTTTAGCCTTATTTTCGCAGCTGGAACGGGCTTTTTTGTCCCTTTTCTGACCTTTGCAGCATACGGTGCTTTTATTAAGTGGTCCGTTGGATGGGAAGCTGCATACTGCAGGAAAGTCAACTTAAATTCGCGCTTCCTTCAATGCCAGGAACGACGTTTCCCCTAAGGACAGGCACAGCTCAGGAGCGGGGCCAGAAATTTATGTTCATGCGTGCGATtgtatgtgcgtgtatatatatcaAAGTGAAATTGAAAATTTTCTGGCAGGGGGTTTAAAAATCCCCCCTGCCCCCCGCTTGCTTCGTCGGTCTAAAATGGTCTAAAAGTAATTGTAAGGTCCGCCCACAGCCCTCGCTCTCCAATCCACATAATATTTGCCTAGGACCCCCGATGCACTTGTATTCACTAATTTCTGTGACGTCAAGCACCTTTGCCGAGCTTCATGTAAGTGATTTTACCCAGACAGAAATATGTTTCTGCCACTAATTCTCGGTCGAAAATCTTGAACTTGCCGACAAATTTCAGCAAGGATTCCGACATCACTCTCGTGGAAACGTAATATGAGGAAGACGAATTTTTAATTATTTTAATATGCGCTGTACTTAATTaaccagcaaaaaaagaaagaaagaaaatgttacAACGGAAAACAGCTGACACAATTGTCTCACACAGATTAATGGTGTCTGTGTTTATTCTCGGCTGTAATCGACCACTGtatcgaaagttttttttttcccgttaCAAGGATTTATCTTTCAAATATGAAAGCCCTGCATGAACGATGCGAACCTGACATAGAGTGAAAAGTTGCGGTGCCGTTAGGTTCAGCCATATATGGAGAACCCTGACCACGCATATACTGGAGGAACTTAACAAAACATTAATGCGCTATCAGAAACCCGGCTTTAGACTCAATATTGATTGTTTAAACGCAAACAGCTGGTGTAGTTAAAGCAACTTTGCGCGCATTTCTCTTGAACGCCTTGGAAACAAGCGCAGAAACGGAATGCGGACAGCGCCGAGGTGTGTCTTTCTATCTTCTTTTTGCCGGTGTCGTTTTTGCACTGTTTATAAGGTGTTCCGATAACTATTACCAACCAATACtattaataatatctggggttttacatcccgaCACCACGATGTGAGAAAGTTTGACTGTCCGGTGTTCGTTAACATGCACTGTCATATCACATTACTTGCCTCCAGCATTTCGCTTCGATacaaatgcgaccgccgcagccggagtcgaacccgcgaccttccgtTCGGCAGCCGATCACCGTAACCGGCTCCGTGCACCGCGGCGGAAAACTAGTATACTAACTAGTCCAGCTTTCACTTATACTACtgcttaaagaaccccaggtggtctaaatttccagagccctccactacggcgtctctcataatcatatagtggttttgggacgttaaaccctacatatcaatcaatcaatcacttataCTACTGTGCGCGAATTAAAGTGCGCTGCACCGAACTGCTTCAAGTAAAAATAAAGAacacgagaagaaaaaaattacaataaAATACTAGCTTATAACTCTGTAACAACGGCACTGCAGGCTGTTGACTGAACCCGACTGTGCGCACACACATGCTCACCCGTGCCAGCTATATATATCCCGATTGGCCATGGACAGCTGCGGGCTATGGCTTGTTTGCAAACTTGCGCGTATATGCAAGTCGAGAACTCTTCGAAtgaaacgagactggcgacgctCATTATGAATGCGTGTAGCCGTTTATTTATTGCCGAGCTCGCACGGGGCCTCCAGAAGTAGATTGCGAATCATTAACGGGAAGCAAGGTCGGGCCGAAACGAGAACTTCCTGCGAGTCGTCCCTTATCTGGACTCGATTAATACAAACTTACACACCCTTAGGCTCGGACgcgtaaagaaataaataaaaaagaagggGCAATAATTATAGTATACTTTGAAGAGGTGATAAAGACGGGAGGATGAAAAATGATAATTAAGTTTTAAGTCGAGGCGGGCATTAATAAAATGATAATCCAAAGCCGAAATAAAAGCTCGAGTGACTGTCGGGAAACGAACACCATACCATGCATGCTTGACGACCACAACGGTGTTGCCATTTGAAGAGAAAGAAAGGGTGTTGTCGGAGAGGAAAAGTAATTCAACGTGGGAGCAGCAAACCACATCAactaatgaaagaaagaaagaaactcgCGATCGAGTGTCGAAGAAGCGAGAAAGGCCTGCCTTTTAGGGCGGAGGGGAACTTAGTTCACGTTCAGACGCTGAAAGCCGCCGATTAGGACGTCCACGACCATGAACAGGTTCCCACCGAACGTGCACTTTAGATATCAATATTGCCGGAACGGCGCCTCGGAATCGACGTGTGTAGCGCGAAGCTTCAGCGCGATATCTTCGCGTGTGGCACGTATTATACATACTATGTAAAAAGATTTCGACTTCCTCAAAACCGACGTCACCCCGTTGCATCCGTTCGTACCACTCGGACTCATTTTGAGATGTTTGCTTTATCGCGGCCTCCGTTTCTTCGGATCCgttttgttttcttcctgcttttcGCCCTCCCTCGAAGAGTTCTGCTTCGCACATTCGAGAGTGGTGAAGTAGCGCGCGTGTGGTCCTTTAAAAATTCATTTTAGAAAACGTTACGTTCGGACAGCTGGAATTGACGAAAAATAGCGAGATGGCAGTCGAGAGATTCGATCGCCTCGGGCGCTGTCCGTCCGACCGACCACCAAGAGAGAGACGAAAAATGAACGCCCGTCACACGCGCCGACTTGATGCGCACACCCGACCAGCACAGAACTTGGAAGGAGTGCACGCATACAGCGGCTCTCTGACAAATGTACGTAATATTTATAGCTGCAGGAAAGAAGACCGCCCCGAGCCGCACTTCCTGCTGTAACGAATCGCATAATGAGGTTCGTAAACGCTGCCAGCGTAATCGACTCTAAAAGAAACCATTCGTTCCTTCTTTTATTCTGGAGGATCAACTTGAGACCGAATGGCATCGCCAGGAGCCTCTGACACATTGAGAACGCTGAACTAGATAGTCGACACGGCGGAGTTAAACCTGAATTCAAGCTCTCTGCCGATTGCTGAGGAGATGTGGCATAAGGTCGGCCTGAATTACATCATGCACGCCACCTTGCCACCTCTCTCGCGAAAAGCAAGCCTAAGGCAGTCATCGATTCTAAAGGTttggggagagagagaaagaaatcaaGGAAGGGGAAAGGTATTGAGAGGACAAGCAGACCAGCGCGTCGGGATTGCCGCTCTGAAGAGGAAAATGGAAACTCCGAAGTAGGAGCATGAGACAGTTATCACCTTGCGAAGAAATGCTCAAGCTCTCCAGGGCGTATGTGGCAGACTAGCAGCGCCATCCTATTAGGtgcgtgcacaaaaaaaaaatgggggggggggggcgttcttTATCGCATTAGCACTGCGTGCCGATACGGGCCTGAGTAGGATGTGGTCATTTCTTCAAGTTTTGGTAAATGCATAGGCGTGCGCATGGGGGGGGGGTAAAGGGGGGGCAACCGACCCCCTAATAACCTAAGAGGAGGGTGCGAAAAGTAGGCCCCACATTGACACATTAAGGGGACGATGCAACACGGGGAAGGGGGATGGGCGCGAAGTCAATCTCGTACAGTGACATAATGACGACTTAAGGGTCTCCTTTATTGACATAATAagcttctcccccccccccccccgaaggggAACCCTATGCGCGCCTCTGGTTACACGGAAACAGCTCGACCTACCTAGATTAAAGGAAGGAAAATATGCGGAAAAGAACGGCagcgaggttaaccagcctataggcagccggtttgctaccctgcgcatgcgatgggggagatgaaagataaagGAGAGAGGGAAGACAAATAAACgcagcacattaggcagcacacaCGCGCaaactcagtcatagtccagtcttgtctttcgtggtgtgagacattgctgttacagccgtttgttcaagtccgtgtcgcgtaggaatttcaacggtgcttttgtcgccttctgttgcaatgtcatctctcgggcacttgaaagaatagtgtaCACAAACATTTGGCTGTTACTACATGTTATGTATAGGCCTTAACATATTTTACATAAGTGTATTTAATGTAATACCTAATCTATCCAATGGTATGTATGTATTCTGTATTCATAATGAATGTCGTGATGCAAGGCCGTACccaggaacttttttttttcgaggcatgCTCAAGTGTAGAGTGGCCTAACTTGGGTGGCTGGTGGTCGATGTGAAGACTTGTCGATACCTTAGGATCACCCGAAAAGTTAAAGCGCGAAAAAAATTGGGGGATGTCTCAACTCTCTACTCCTCTGTAGTTACGGCCCTGTCATgacgtcttttttacgcaccccCTGCGTATCAACCTCCCAAGGGGTCCCttagtataaataaataaataaataaataaataaataaataaataaataaataaataaataaataaataaataaataaataaataaataggagcCGCGAAACATCGCACCCTTCTCCTTCCCTTCCTCCTGCGTACACCCATGGCAACGCACACAGCTTTACGAGCACTGGAAGAACTATTGGTGGTATCCGATGAGCAATCACTGAGACGCGATTTGCATGAAAAAAGAGCCAAACTGCGCACGTGCTCTCCACATGTATGAAAGGCGCGATTGAGATGAGAAACAAAAAGATCGGATGCACCTGAAGATGAGCTCGACAAAGCGCTAAGTAACGCCCGGTCAAGCGGTGAAGCAACGTCACACTGTCGTTTCATTCCTAAAGCCAAGCGGAGGCGAAATGCTGGCGATAAGGGCAAGCTCTGATCACCGCACATTTATCCGAAGGGCGCGGTGCCGTTTGGTTCGGTTTGGTTACTCCTATCACAACGTGCTTAGGGGGCGTTGATCGGTGAGATGATCCCGAGAGAGCTTTCAGGGTGTGGTAACTGATTTTGAAGGTGCCAATAAATCCGTTTGTTTTGGCGCGGTTCATGAATTTTGGACGAGCAACACAAACACAACGAAAACAAGAACGTCTATGACATTCACGATCATAgaggttcttctttctttttcatgtcTGGGCTGCCTGCAGCGAAAAGCTTCGTGACTGTGGAACATTTCACGGCGAGAACTACGATGGAAGAGAAGGGTAGACGCCAACCTCCCCTTAATGGCATTCGTTTAAATGGTATCTCTGAGGAAAGTAGTAACATACGAACCAGGACGAAATTCTCGATGACGTCTGCAATTAGTTACACGACAAGCAAGCACGAGCTCAGTGACCGATGGTGCCAGGAGAATCAACAATATTCGTTGTCAAAGAACACCCGTCAATAATGGGAAGATCCGAAGTGCCCGCATGCACTTGGCTTTACCAGGGCGACGACACACGCGAACTAATACCGAGAAACGCCGTGGAATTTAATTGTTATATAATATTGTGGTACGGCAAGCTATAGAGGAACCCTGGCCAGGTACTTGATTTCGTAGACACTCTGCGGTGATTTCATAAGTGAGCTATTATAGGCATGCGTGCAAggtatgcgggggggggggggggtcgctttATTTTTGCATTCACTGCCAAGCTTCTTTTGCTCGAACTTAACGGacagggagggggggagggggatcACGATAAGTCTTTGCCCCCTGCCCTTTAAAGATGAGGAGCCTTGTCCACGCCTGTGACGTGAATTACGTGAAGAGTTCTTAACCGCATCCAAGCCATCCAGAAGTACTTAGGTCAAAATGCCAATTTTGTAGTGGAGCCGCAAATTCGGTCAACGAGGAGTAGACATGTCCGACTCATATGACAGCTCGTACACACTATAATAACGGGAGACTCTGTTTCAAAGTCCAGAAACCAGCGTCCGGCCGGACATAATCGGTCACATCTTTGGCATCCTTATATAATGTGTCAACGACCGCCGTACCTATCGGTCTCTTCGGCACCGCTTCGCAAGGTGATGACAAGGGCCTAAAGCTTGCTTGCCGAAACTGGTTCAACTTCGAATAAACGGTCACCTTCCCGAAGGAAGCTCGCGGAATGGGGTGCTAGCCTCACATGCCAGCTTCTTCGACATGCATGGCCGCAAGAGCCGGCGCGAGCTGTGTTGTTCACTTCCGGCATAGCCGCGGCAGTGAGCTAGTCTTCGCAGCTAAATCTTGCAGACCGATAAAAGCAAAGAGAAACAACCGCAGGACCACAAGCAACCAAGACGACGGCGCGAACAAAGGTGCCGTGTATACCCCAGCTTTTTCATACATTATACAGGAGATGCAGTGCAATAAAAGTCCGAGTCGAATTCCGCGAGAAACAATGAAGCAAACCAAAAGAACGAGAACGAGGGCCAGAAGTAAGCCGGTGGTGCATCTGTATACCGCATTCACCGACTGGCAAGAAATTACGACCGGGAGAGAAGCACCCAACCTGCGAGCAAGGTGGCCGGGGCGGTTGATTGCCAGTCCGTCGGCGTCTGCCGCACGAGGCCGAGTGTGCAGCGCATTTTAACAACGCCGCCACCAGCACGTGATGATCTGAGAAGCCGCAAGAGCTGCGGTGGCCGTTCCGTCAGCAACAACGGTGCGAGGCCATGGATCTTCATTCCTGAGAGGGTATTTCAAGCGGACGAGAACCCCGGCAATATTATGCGACGTGTAGGCTTCTTTTGTACGCGAATATGATTGCACGAGAAGCATCAGCTCAATCACGAACTTATACCTTTTCAGGGATACCTTCGTGGGCACCGCCATAATCATCTGTGGTCCATTGTGAAGAGCGAAAACCCAAACATGGAGTAGAAATGGAGACGGCACAGCACTTCTGCTTCACTCTATATATGTCTGGGTCCTCGCGCTGTTAGCCACAATGAATCTGCGCCAACTCGCTTAACTTTTCATCTTGCATCCTCTGTGGGCTGTAAtaggtgtgccccccccccccaaaaaaaaagcactgccaaGGCGGTGACGTCAAACTTTGTACTCCCGTACACAGCTCAGCACGGTGGCGTTTTTTCTCTCCTGAAAATTAAGCCAGGAATTTGCGTTTGAAAGATAGTCATTGGCCAGCGCTAAACGCCAGCGAAAGTTCTGCAAGGACAATGGCGACAAGACCAGCAGACGGGGGACACTCCACGATCCCACCATACCGTAGAAAATCGCCATTTTGTACGCTCTAATTGGCTCAGATGGCTGGCGGCCCTCCCTTATTGGCCCAAAATTATACGCATTTAACAACGCGGAGGCATATACAACAATGTTACAATCCTTGGCCGACTTTACTCCCTTTGTTCCGAGAAAGCACCTCACATCCACAGGGCCTCATTATAACCTCCCCTACAAGCCGACACACATTGAGGACTGTGTATAGCGTCCAATTAATGCGTTCACTTTGCGCCACCGCACAGCAGCATATGCGCATTCACCGTAGGtgcggggggaagggggggggggcaccagaTTTTTGACTGAAAAAAATTAGGGAAACGAAGCCCACCCTTCCCCCACTTTTATCTTCTTCTTTCGGCAATAGTCACCGTCTGCAGCACACTGGGAAACCATCAACTCATGCGAATTCGTTACTTCTAGTCAAAAATCCTTTAATTTACAAGGAAATTTCCCCTGCGCTTCTGTCGTGGTCTCTCGTGTCTCACGACCACGCGCTGTGGGTTCTCTGCAATGCAGGGCGCGCTTTGACCTGAGCCATTACAGGGAAGGCTATCGCGTATAGTATGGGATCTACAACGTTATAGCCCTCTGACGTGATTTTATTTTGCTCTGCCTGGCCTGAAATTCACGTAAATGATGGCGAAAGTAACGATAAGAGCCAGTAAACGCTCTACGGACCAATCAAACGTATTTCCTGTTTTAGGCAATTGTCATCGGAATGGGATATACTTGAGGCAGACGTTCTGGCAGGTTTGTTGTGCCATGgcagttcatcatcatcagcctgactgcgctcattgcagggcaaaggccactctcccatgttcctcccatgtttatttatttatttatttatttatttatttatttatttatttcgcggGCATCTGTAGTAAGCAGGAGAATACtaatatctaacagacagaaATTTAAAAAAACTTTCTATACAGACGTTTAGCGAACCGTTTCAGAAGTTATTTCAATAAAGTGGCTTAATTAGGCAATTAATGAGAAGACATAGAATAGTGTGATGCAGTCTATGCAATAGTCAGCAACATGCAACATGGTCGCGTCGTCACTGAGTGTGCTGGCATATTTTTTAAAGTCTGGCTAGATAGCTGGGGAACCGTGTATAAGTTCGTGACAGGAAATTGGCGAGCACTGAGTTTTCAGGAAAGTAAAAGCAAGCGAGCAAGCCAGACGACAATTATCGTTGTGTCTCATAAGGACGCCCCAAAGTGACACTGTGCTCACAGAGGGAACAATGAAAATTTACACCGTACAGGATGTATACTTCTCAAAATGACGCGTTTCATCCTGTTCAAATAGAGTAAGCATGCTCCAGAGAGGCGTACAAGCATTCTCTAACATGGAGTTGGATAAGCGACTGTTCGTATACTCCCACAAAAACGAGTCGCCATGGTTCTTAAGAGTTTTCGGGCAAAGCAAATGTAGCAAGAGGCAACTGGTGCTGCAAAAGATTAAGAAGAGGGCCGTGAGAGTCAAACCATGCATCCGGGGTCGGATGTGGACCATGTGCAGACAGGAATCAAACTTGGCGTTATACTATTCAGATTTTCATTTTGTTCAAATTCATTAAAAGAGAACTTTGACGATTTCGGCAGTGCGCGTTTTGTAATCTTATTCTCTGATGATCATTATCCAAACTAGCGTACAACGAAGACGTGGACCGATGCGACTATTCAATGCCACTGCAATTACATTTGTaaaatgtttctttctttctttctttctttctttctttctttctttctttctttctttctttctttctttctttctttctttctttttttctttctttctttctttctttctttctttctttctttctttctttctctgggAAACTGCTCGCTAAACACCCAACTTCTCGCCGCAGCCAGCGCGCCCCTCTTCTGTGTGTACAAGCCTGCGGCCCCACATTCGGAGCCCAACAAAGCTGCAATTAAAGCAGCGCTTCATCGCCACGCTTCCCAATACTGGAGCCCGGCCGACAGCTTAGAACGAACGGCTGCGAGTACAAGACGTCACCGAAATGATCTGAGAAGTGTGCGCCGAGCCGCCAGTGGTTCCTCCGGCGCAATGGGCAATCAGCGGCGGGACCGAAGTCGGCCACGGCACATCCGAAGCGAACGGGAGCTCTCTTGTGGAGCTGTGCCCCCGAGCTGTTTGCTCTATACGCGCTCTGTATGGGTCCTGCACACGGAAACTCGTGGGTCCGGCTACGTGCGCGGATGACATCGCTGTCGGTGCTTGTATAAGTGTATGTGTAACTCCGTTCCCACTGACCCGATAATAGTACTTAAGCGTTGCCCTTTACGTTATCGAAGCGAATAGAACGAGGAAATATAGTGAATAAAGGGTATAGGAATAAACAGGTGATGGTTAACCAGAAAGAGTCCGGTTTTCTGTAAGTGAACGAaggtaaaagcacacaaaaaagtttcAAGAGATATAAGATGACAATGGAGGAAATATGGAAGTGGTAATAAGATAACTAAGTA
Protein-coding regions in this window:
- the LOC142817471 gene encoding uncharacterized protein LOC142817471 — translated: MCRLPGWGRAERQALNKRQPELWTVFRRIDAVCRRHARRRRNQGWQGVCASINSSRDGTKAWRLLKCLLMAPRALNQGLSLAVHLSTTAANLAERLADQFAARDRAPLPAAPPPAALPCPTSCHHPRWVSAQVRELCEEPIAIHELVAALERTKRRSAPGADGITFQMLRNLDGGGRQRLLDYYNDIWCTGALPESWQTAVVAPILKPRRKATAFSSYRPVSLTSAPCKVMERVALERLEWIADHLGFFPEQQTGFRRHRCTADSISDVVATLEDARSSGDVAMLLLLDVESAFDGLPHVAVEAALDRLGVSGSFRGFVTAFLSGRTFRVRVGGATSQPRAITAGVPQGSVLSPFLFNIALAGLPASLPTDTRFPARCSIYADDVALWVRGPRRSIPAIRRSLQAVLDAVVAYLGGIGLKVSATKTEALLIHPLAAARTYVRRLRIGNRSLPWRLVVKYLGLTIDHRLTWIPAAKAAATKVRRVQGAISRLQLRGRGCSTKWALRLNQAAASSVLLYAFPLVSLTPTRRCLLEGLHRGALRAILGLPKSSPVAATLAEAGEWPLSLRMLQRALGHIDRLHRATDGRALLERLRSQPGSRMGGLCLLYHQMVPDPPVPVASPPPHHQPPEVHLCLEGATKRRTPAAALQQAAFCKLQEQLKGRLQVFTDGSVMPDGTAAAACVIPSRTNSRQCRLPFLASSTAAELAGLHLAVDLLAEDIPLQPAAVLCDSKAALQTLANSRRAGLTACLLRAKVRALTDTGVSVSFHWLPSHVGIAGNKKADTLAKAAHQPGTPYSCAVAARDYSQARLKRLLITVHPDPRVASGRGPKPLPETGLTRRERASLLRLRTGCVWTAARRHAKGLCPSPACSRCGDPETIEHLLCACPGLAQERLRAYAAYRRQGLPVSTLENLLFPSHPHPAALRSLAEFVEVRNCCLPLTPGALLPLPLPTACCLR